One part of the Haliaeetus albicilla chromosome 9, bHalAlb1.1, whole genome shotgun sequence genome encodes these proteins:
- the METTL27 gene encoding methyltransferase-like protein 27, which yields MQLAAGVRERVAAVHVGGGLPERLRLYDGWAARYDQDVAALEYRAPELAAASLAFAFPAPPAGARLLDVACGTGLVARELHRRGFRCLHGVDGSAGMLERARSTGLYQRLLPCVVGREPLPAPAEHYDAVTVVGALGEGQVPSAAVPELLRVTKPGGFLCLTTRSNPSNLRYKVELEAVLERLERQGAWQKVLAQEVERWERATSEEESTQGTGYISGVVYIYQKCPIPPLEEG from the exons ATGCAGCTGGCGGCGGGGGTGCGGGAGCGGGTGGCGGCGGTGCACGTCGGCGGGGGGCTGCCCGAGCGCCTGCGGCTGTACGACGGCTGGGCCGCCCGCTACGACCAG GATGTGGCGGCGCTGGAGTACCGGGCACCGGAGCTGGCCGCCGCTTCGCTCGCCTTCGCCttccccgcgccgcccgccggggCGCGGCTGCTCGACGTGGCCTGTGGCACCGGCCTCGTAGCGCGAGAG CTCCACCGCCGCGGCTTCCGCTGCCTGCACGGCGTGGACGGCAGCGCGGGGATGCTGGAGCGGGCGCGGAGTACCGGCCTCTACCAGCGGCTGCTGCCCTGCGTCGTGGGCCGGGAGCCGCTGCCCGCGCCCGCAG AGCACTATGACGCTGTGACGGTGGTGGGGGCCCTGGGCGAGGGGCAGGTGCCGAGCGCGGCCGTGCCGGAGCTGCTGCGTGTCACCAAGCCGG GAGGCTTCCTCTGCCTGACGACAAGGAGCAACCCCTCGAACCTGCGGTACAAGGTGGAGCTGGAGGCAGTgctggagaggctggagaggcagGGAGCCTGGCAGAAGGTGCTGGCCCAGGAGGTGGAGCGCTGGGAGAGGGCCACCTCTGAGGAAGAGAGCACCCAGGGCACCGGCTACATCTCTGGGGTGGTCTACATCTATCAGAAATGCCCCATCCCCCCCCTCGAGGAGGGCTGA
- the LOC104320076 gene encoding claudin-4-like codes for MATMTMQLGGLMLAVLGWLGSILTCALPMWKVTAFIGSNIVVAQVFWEGLWMNCVYESTGQMQCKVYDSLLELTSDLQAARALVVTSIFVAFFAFLTAISGADCTRCVDDKSTKTRISIVAGAIFVLASIMLLIPVSWSANSIVSNFYNPMVPEALKRELGAALYIGWASSALQLFGGGILCCSGPPSQQDPYPKKYRAVKTCSPMGYPMKDYV; via the coding sequence ATGGCGACGATGACGATGCAGCTGGGTGGACTGAtgctggctgtgctgggctggCTGGGCTCCATCCTCACCTGCGCGCTGCCCATGTGGAAGGTGACGGCCTTCATTGGCTCCAACATCGTGGTGGCCCAGGTCTTCTGGGAAGGGCTGTGGATGAACTGTGTGTACGAGAGCACGGGGCAGATGCAGTGCAAGGTCTACGACTCCCTGCTGGAGCTCACCTCCGACCTGCAAGCAGCTCGTGCCTTGGTGGTCACCTCCATCTTCGTGGCCTTTTTTGCCTTCCTCACTGCCATCTCAGGTGCAGACTGCACCCGTTGTGTGGATGATAAAAGCACCAAGACCAGGATCTCCATCGTGGCAGGTGCCATTTTTGTCCTGGCCAGCATCATGCTGCTCATCCCCGTCTCCTGGTCTGCTAACAGCATTGTCAGCAACTTCTACAACCCCATGGTGCCTGAGGCCCTCAAGAGAGAGTTGGGGGCTGCCCTCTACATCGGCTGGGCCTCCAGTGCCCTCCAGCTCTTTGGCGGGGGCATCCTGTGCTGCTCCGGACCCCCATCCCAGCAGGACCCCTACCCCAAGAAGTACAGAGCGGTGAAAACCTGCAGTCCGATGGGCTACCCCATGAAAGACTATGTGTGA
- the LOC138686792 gene encoding claudin-4-like → MASMGLQVLGIALSVIGWLASILCCALPMWRETAFIGNNIVTAQIIWEGLWMNCVVQSTGQMQCKVYDSMLALPQDLQAARAMVVVAIVLAVLGTLLAVASGKCTNCVEDDTTKAKVMILSGVIFIVAGILILIPISWSANTIIRDFYNPLVTDSQKRDLGSSLYVGWAASALLLLGGGILCCTCPPQGEKPYSAKFTAARSLPASNYV, encoded by the coding sequence ATGGCCTCCATGGGGCTGCAGGTGCTGGGCATTGCCCTCTCTGTCATCGGCTGGTTGGCCTCCATCCTCTGCTGTGCCCTGCCCATGTGGCGGGAGACGGCCTTCATCGGCAACAACATCGTGACGGCCCAGATCATCTGGGAAGGGCTGTGGATGAACTGCGTGGTGCAGAGCACGGGGCAGATGCAGTGCAAGGTCTACGACTCCATGCTGGCCCTGCCGCAGGACCTGCAAGCCGCCCGCGCCATGGTGGTGGTGGCCATTGTCTTGGCCGTCCTGGGCACCCTGCTCGCCGTCGCCAGCGGCAAGTGCACCAACTGCGTGGAGGACGACACCACCAAAGCCAAGGTCATGATCCTTTCCGGCGTCATCTTCATTGTTGCCggcatcctcatcctcatccccatctcCTGGTCGGCCAACACCATCATCCGGGACTTCTACAACCCGCTGGTCACTGATTCCCAGAAGCGGGACCTGGGGTCGTCCCTCTACGTGGGCTGGGCGGCCTCCgcgctcctgctgctggggggggggatcctCTGCTgcacctgccccccccagggcGAGAAGCCATACTCTGCCAAGTtcacagccgctcgctcgctgCCAGCCAGCAACTACGTCTAG
- the LOC138686793 gene encoding claudin-3-like → MSMGLEIGGVALSVLGWLCSIICCALPMWRVTAFIGNNIVTAQIIWEGLWMNCVVQSTGQMQCKVYDSMLALPQDLQAARALLVVAIVLAVLGLLVAIVGAQCTRCVEDESTKAKITIVSGVIFLLSGVMTLIPVSWSANTIIRDFYNPLVIDAQKRELGTSLYVGWAASALLMLGGALLCCSCPPKDDRYPTGKVAYSAPRSAVTSYDKRNYV, encoded by the coding sequence ATGTCGATGGGATTGGAGATCGGCGGGGTGGCCTTGTCGGTGCTGGGTTGGTTGTGCAGCATCATCTGTTGCGCATTGCCCATGTGGAGGGTGACGGCCTTCATCGGCAACAACATCGTGACGGCCCAGATCATCTGGGAAGGGCTGTGGATGAACTGCGTGGTGCAGAGCACGGGGCAGATGCAGTGCAAGGTCTACGACTCCATGCTGGCCCTGCCGCAGGACCTGCAAGCCGCCCGTGCCCTCCTGGTGGTGGCCATCGTCTTGGCTGTCCTGGGTTTACTGGTGGCCATCGTGGGCGCCCAGTGCACCCGCTGCGTGGAGGATGAGAGCACCAAAGCCAAGATCACCATCGTCTCCGGCgtcatcttcctcctctccgGCGTCATGACCCTCATCCCCGTCTCCTGGTCGGCCAACACGATCATCCGGGATTTCTACAACCCGCTGGTGATTGACGCGCAGAAGCGGGAGCTGGGCACCTCGCTCTACGTGGGCTGGGCGGCCTCCGCGCTCCTGATGCTGGGGGgggccctgctctgctgctcctgcccccccaaaGATGACAGGTACCCCACCGGCAAGGTGGCCTACTCTGCCCCGCGCTCCGCCGTCACCAGCTACGACAAGAGGAACTATGTTTGa
- the ABHD11 gene encoding sn-1-specific diacylglycerol lipase ABHD11 isoform X1: MLRRLPRARATAPPWRLRPRPPPAAAATARSVVTAVQLAHAEVGGRGDRPPLVLLHGLFGNHSNFQAVARALVRRGSGKVLALDARNHGGSPHSPLMTYEAMSLDVQHLLTRLGITKCILLGHSMGGKTAMTLALQRPDLVERLISVDISPISAAPVSEFSAYISAMKSLKIPDGLPRSVARQLADDQLRPVVQLPQLRQFLLTNLVEVEGRYIWRVNLEAISHHLADITNFPTFHKPYPGPALFLGGSNSPYISSKHYPEIQRLFPKAEVQYIEGAGHIVHQDKFEEFITAVFNFLPPP; this comes from the exons atGCTCCGCCGGCTGCCCCGCGCCCGCGCCACCGCCCCGCCATGGCGGCtgcgcccccgcccgccgcccgccgccgccgccaccgcccgcTCCGTGGTGAC AGCGGTGCAGCTGGCCCACGCGGAGGTGGGGGGCCGCGGGGACCGGCCGCCCCTGGTGCTGCTCCACGGGCTCTTCGGCAACCACAGCAACTTCCAGGCGGTGGCCAGGGCGCTGGTGCGCCGCGGCAGCGGCAAG GTGCTGGCGCTGGACGCCCGGAATCACGGCGGCAGCCCACACAGCCCGCTGATGACCTACGAAGCGATGAGCCTGGACGTGCAGCACCTCCTGACCCGCCTGGGCATCACCAAGTGCATCCTCCTGGGACACAGCATGGGGGGCAAGACGGCCATGACGCTGGCCTTGCAGCGG CCAGACCTGGTGGAGCGCCTCATCTCTGTAGACATCAGTCCCATCTCAGCTGCACCAGTCTCCGAATTCTCTGCCTACATCTCTGCCATGAAGTCACTGAAGATCCCGGATGGTCTGCCCCGCTCTGTGGCCCGCCAGCTGGCTGATGATCAGCTGCGTCCAGTGGTCCAG CTCCCGCAGCTGAGACAGTTCCTCCTCACCAACCTGGTGGAGGTGGAGGGCCGCTACATCTGGAGGGTGAACCTGGAGGCTATTTCCCACCACTTGGCAGATATTACGAACTTCCCCACCTTCCACAAGCCGTATCCTGGCCCTGCACTCTTCTTGGGAGGATCCAACTCTCCCTACATCAG CTCCAAACACTACCCGGAGATCCAGCGCCTCTTCCCCAAGGCGGAGGTCCAGTACATCGAAGGTGCAGGCCACATAGTCCATCAGGATAAATTTGAAGAATTCATCACTGCTGTCTTCAATTTCCTGCCACCACCATAG
- the ABHD11 gene encoding sn-1-specific diacylglycerol lipase ABHD11 isoform X3 translates to MLRRLPRARATAPPWRLRPRPPPAAAATARSVVTAVQLAHAEVGGRGDRPPLVLLHGLFGNHSNFQAVARALVRRGSGKPDLVERLISVDISPISAAPVSEFSAYISAMKSLKIPDGLPRSVARQLADDQLRPVVQLPQLRQFLLTNLVEVEGRYIWRVNLEAISHHLADITNFPTFHKPYPGPALFLGGSNSPYISSKHYPEIQRLFPKAEVQYIEGAGHIVHQDKFEEFITAVFNFLPPP, encoded by the exons atGCTCCGCCGGCTGCCCCGCGCCCGCGCCACCGCCCCGCCATGGCGGCtgcgcccccgcccgccgcccgccgccgccgccaccgcccgcTCCGTGGTGAC AGCGGTGCAGCTGGCCCACGCGGAGGTGGGGGGCCGCGGGGACCGGCCGCCCCTGGTGCTGCTCCACGGGCTCTTCGGCAACCACAGCAACTTCCAGGCGGTGGCCAGGGCGCTGGTGCGCCGCGGCAGCGGCAAG CCAGACCTGGTGGAGCGCCTCATCTCTGTAGACATCAGTCCCATCTCAGCTGCACCAGTCTCCGAATTCTCTGCCTACATCTCTGCCATGAAGTCACTGAAGATCCCGGATGGTCTGCCCCGCTCTGTGGCCCGCCAGCTGGCTGATGATCAGCTGCGTCCAGTGGTCCAG CTCCCGCAGCTGAGACAGTTCCTCCTCACCAACCTGGTGGAGGTGGAGGGCCGCTACATCTGGAGGGTGAACCTGGAGGCTATTTCCCACCACTTGGCAGATATTACGAACTTCCCCACCTTCCACAAGCCGTATCCTGGCCCTGCACTCTTCTTGGGAGGATCCAACTCTCCCTACATCAG CTCCAAACACTACCCGGAGATCCAGCGCCTCTTCCCCAAGGCGGAGGTCCAGTACATCGAAGGTGCAGGCCACATAGTCCATCAGGATAAATTTGAAGAATTCATCACTGCTGTCTTCAATTTCCTGCCACCACCATAG
- the ABHD11 gene encoding sn-1-specific diacylglycerol lipase ABHD11 isoform X2: protein MAAAPPPAARRRRHRPLRGDSGAAGPRGGGGPRGPAAPGAAPRALRQPQQLPGGGQGAGAPRQRQGAGAGRPESRRQPTQPADDLRSDEPGRAAPPDPPGHHQVHPPGTQHGGQDGHDAGLAADLVERLISVDISPISAAPVSEFSAYISAMKSLKIPDGLPRSVARQLADDQLRPVVQLPQLRQFLLTNLVEVEGRYIWRVNLEAISHHLADITNFPTFHKPYPGPALFLGGSNSPYISSKHYPEIQRLFPKAEVQYIEGAGHIVHQDKFEEFITAVFNFLPPP, encoded by the exons ATGGCGGCtgcgcccccgcccgccgcccgccgccgccgccaccgcccgcTCCGTGGTGAC AGCGGTGCAGCTGGCCCACGCGGAGGTGGGGGGCCGCGGGGACCGGCCGCCCCTGGTGCTGCTCCACGGGCTCTTCGGCAACCACAGCAACTTCCAGGCGGTGGCCAGGGCGCTGGTGCGCCGCGGCAGCGGCAAG GTGCTGGCGCTGGACGCCCGGAATCACGGCGGCAGCCCACACAGCCCGCTGATGACCTACGAAGCGATGAGCCTGGACGTGCAGCACCTCCTGACCCGCCTGGGCATCACCAAGTGCATCCTCCTGGGACACAGCATGGGGGGCAAGACGGCCATGACGCTGGCCTTGCAGCGG ACCTGGTGGAGCGCCTCATCTCTGTAGACATCAGTCCCATCTCAGCTGCACCAGTCTCCGAATTCTCTGCCTACATCTCTGCCATGAAGTCACTGAAGATCCCGGATGGTCTGCCCCGCTCTGTGGCCCGCCAGCTGGCTGATGATCAGCTGCGTCCAGTGGTCCAG CTCCCGCAGCTGAGACAGTTCCTCCTCACCAACCTGGTGGAGGTGGAGGGCCGCTACATCTGGAGGGTGAACCTGGAGGCTATTTCCCACCACTTGGCAGATATTACGAACTTCCCCACCTTCCACAAGCCGTATCCTGGCCCTGCACTCTTCTTGGGAGGATCCAACTCTCCCTACATCAG CTCCAAACACTACCCGGAGATCCAGCGCCTCTTCCCCAAGGCGGAGGTCCAGTACATCGAAGGTGCAGGCCACATAGTCCATCAGGATAAATTTGAAGAATTCATCACTGCTGTCTTCAATTTCCTGCCACCACCATAG
- the ABHD11 gene encoding sn-1-specific diacylglycerol lipase ABHD11 isoform X4 — protein sequence MAAAPPPAARRRRHRPLRGDVLALDARNHGGSPHSPLMTYEAMSLDVQHLLTRLGITKCILLGHSMGGKTAMTLALQRPDLVERLISVDISPISAAPVSEFSAYISAMKSLKIPDGLPRSVARQLADDQLRPVVQLPQLRQFLLTNLVEVEGRYIWRVNLEAISHHLADITNFPTFHKPYPGPALFLGGSNSPYISSKHYPEIQRLFPKAEVQYIEGAGHIVHQDKFEEFITAVFNFLPPP from the exons ATGGCGGCtgcgcccccgcccgccgcccgccgccgccgccaccgcccgcTCCGTGGTGAC GTGCTGGCGCTGGACGCCCGGAATCACGGCGGCAGCCCACACAGCCCGCTGATGACCTACGAAGCGATGAGCCTGGACGTGCAGCACCTCCTGACCCGCCTGGGCATCACCAAGTGCATCCTCCTGGGACACAGCATGGGGGGCAAGACGGCCATGACGCTGGCCTTGCAGCGG CCAGACCTGGTGGAGCGCCTCATCTCTGTAGACATCAGTCCCATCTCAGCTGCACCAGTCTCCGAATTCTCTGCCTACATCTCTGCCATGAAGTCACTGAAGATCCCGGATGGTCTGCCCCGCTCTGTGGCCCGCCAGCTGGCTGATGATCAGCTGCGTCCAGTGGTCCAG CTCCCGCAGCTGAGACAGTTCCTCCTCACCAACCTGGTGGAGGTGGAGGGCCGCTACATCTGGAGGGTGAACCTGGAGGCTATTTCCCACCACTTGGCAGATATTACGAACTTCCCCACCTTCCACAAGCCGTATCCTGGCCCTGCACTCTTCTTGGGAGGATCCAACTCTCCCTACATCAG CTCCAAACACTACCCGGAGATCCAGCGCCTCTTCCCCAAGGCGGAGGTCCAGTACATCGAAGGTGCAGGCCACATAGTCCATCAGGATAAATTTGAAGAATTCATCACTGCTGTCTTCAATTTCCTGCCACCACCATAG
- the LOC104319279 gene encoding caspase-1, producing MADELLMKVRPAFVERVSKPLISRLLDELLAQGVLSLEEVDEVQDRYVVRTDKARCLIDTVRLKGPKASQIFINNLRKHDGTLAEQLGLAADSGPPGAQLASPSTEAPLGPPISIHGQQWIRQCSLSEYQRIRDTEGDQIYPIHLPRDTRTRRALLICNIEFEHLSRRDGAEVDVKGMTELLEGLGYIVDIHCNLTSQGMATVMKDFADHKDHWTSDSTFLVFMSHGVRAGLCGTKSRGETTDILSLDTIYEKFNNKHCRGLLGKPKLVIIQSCRGDKVGLVMVSDSADPAMPASSSAHTIPAGLEDDAICEVHLESDFATLHSSTPDTVSWRSPKTGSIFIQRLIEQFRNHACNSDLQELFRKVQYSFGKFPQQLPSQERTTMLRKFYLFPGC from the exons ATGGCAG ATGAGCTGCTCATGAAGGTGCGGCCAGCCTTTGTGGAGCGTGTGAGCAAGCCGCTGATCTCTAGACTGCTGGATGAGCTGCTGGCCCAAGGGGTGCTGAGCCTCGAGGAGGTGGATGAAGTGCAGGATAGATACGTGGTGCGCACCGACAAGGCTCGCTGCCTCATTGACACTGTGCGCCTGAAGGGCCCCAAGGCTAGCCAGATCTTCATCAACAACCTCAGGAAGCACGATGGCACCTTGGCAGAGCAGCTGGGTCTGGCTGCTGACTCGG GGCCTCCCGGTGCGCAGCTGGCCTCCCCCAGCACTGAGGCCCCCCTTGGGCCCCCCATCAGCATCCATGGCCAGCAGTGGATCCGGCAGTGCTCCCTGAGCGAGTACCAGCGCATCAGGGACACAGAAGGAGACcag ATCTATCCCATCCATCTACCACGGGACACGCGAACCCGTAGGGCCCTGCTCATCTGCAACATTGAGTTTGAGCACTTGAGCCGGCGGGATGGGGCTGAAGTGGATGTAAAGGGGATGACAGAGCTGCTGGAAGGACTGGGCTACATAGTGGACATCCATTGCAACTTAACTTCCCAG GGGATGGCTACGGTCATGAAGGATTTTGCAGACCACAAAGACCACTGGACCTCTGACAGCACCTTCCTGGTCTTCATGTCCCATGGGGTCAGGGCTGGGCTCTGCGGGACCAAGAGCAGAGGCGAGACCACAGACATCCTTTCCCTTGACACCATCTATGAGAAATTCAACAACAAGCACTGCCGGGGACTGTTGGGCAAACCCAAACTGGTCATTATTCAGTCCTGCCGTGGAG ACAAGGTAGGGCTCGTGATGGTGAGCGACTCCGCAGACCCTGCCATGCCCGCTTCCAGCTCAGCTCACACGATCCCTGCAGGGCTGGAAGATGACGCAATCTGTGAAGTCCACCTAGAGAGTGATTTCGCCACTTTACATTCCTCCACACCTG ATACTGTCTCCTGGAGAAGCCCAAAAACAGGCTCCATTTTCATCCAGCGCCTGATAGAGCAGTTTCGAAACCATGCCTGTAACAGTGACTTACAGGAGCTCTTCCGAAAG GTCCAATATTCCTTTGGAAAATTCCCTCAGCAGTTGCCATCACAAGAACGGACTACAATGCTCAGGAAGTTCTACCTCTTCCCAGGCTGCTGA